From Microcoleus sp. bin38.metabat.b11b12b14.051, one genomic window encodes:
- a CDS encoding serine/threonine-protein kinase yields MSYCINPNCRYPENPQNQENIKFCQSCGSKLLIDERYRVISVLGQGGFGKTFEVRDRDESRKVLKVLINNDPLAVELFQREAHVLQRLKHPGLPKVEPDAYFTFKPNDTSNLLHCLVMEKIEGKNLLQWLAERNHQPISSELAIDWLTQLTEILNLVHNQNYFHRDIKPPNIMCRSNDKLTLIDFGAVREFTETVQRTSGEVTRISSMGYTPPEQKNGKAEPRSDFFALGRTFVYLLTAQEPRNLQEDPRSGKLIWRTLATQVSKPVADLVDDLMAHFPNGRPKDTQILLQRLGKMVVKPSYPVGNSPPSPSSSQKTPAFALGWKPALVGLGVAGAIAASTFAIQNFSKTQFENLLSYQSSAHNFKIKYPEKWEKQELQNPVINDVVVFIAPKKNTADAYQEQITISIEDLPKPMSLDEYNQSSLKQIKSNFTDVKILEENPKTIANHRGYTVVFDDKDGQTNTKKMQTWTLMNNKAYVITYTAEKSEYSQYLKTAENMMNSFEIN; encoded by the coding sequence ATGAGCTACTGCATTAATCCCAACTGCCGCTATCCAGAAAATCCACAAAATCAGGAGAATATCAAGTTTTGCCAAAGCTGCGGCTCAAAGTTGTTGATAGACGAACGCTATCGGGTAATTAGTGTTTTGGGACAAGGAGGCTTTGGCAAAACTTTTGAAGTCAGAGATAGAGACGAGAGTCGGAAAGTTTTAAAAGTTCTGATTAACAACGATCCTTTGGCGGTGGAACTGTTTCAGAGAGAAGCTCATGTTTTGCAGCGGCTGAAGCATCCAGGACTTCCGAAAGTAGAACCCGACGCCTATTTTACTTTCAAACCTAACGATACGAGCAATTTGTTGCACTGTCTGGTAATGGAGAAGATTGAAGGTAAGAATTTGCTGCAATGGTTGGCGGAGCGGAACCACCAACCTATTTCCTCGGAACTAGCTATAGACTGGTTGACGCAACTGACTGAAATCTTGAATCTCGTTCACAATCAAAATTATTTTCACCGGGATATTAAGCCGCCGAATATTATGTGCCGCTCGAACGATAAATTAACTTTGATTGATTTTGGGGCGGTGCGGGAATTCACAGAAACTGTTCAAAGAACCAGTGGAGAGGTGACAAGAATTTCTTCGATGGGTTACACTCCGCCGGAACAGAAAAATGGCAAGGCTGAGCCGCGATCGGATTTTTTTGCTTTGGGCCGGACTTTTGTGTATTTGCTGACGGCTCAAGAACCGAGAAATTTGCAGGAAGATCCGCGATCGGGTAAATTGATTTGGCGGACTTTGGCGACTCAAGTATCGAAGCCGGTAGCCGACTTGGTTGACGATTTAATGGCTCATTTCCCAAACGGGCGCCCGAAAGATACGCAAATTTTGTTGCAGCGACTAGGTAAAATGGTCGTGAAGCCAAGCTATCCCGTAGGGAATAGCCCGCCATCGCCATCTTCCTCTCAGAAAACTCCTGCATTTGCTTTGGGGTGGAAGCCGGCTTTAGTCGGGCTGGGAGTTGCAGGGGCGATCGCAGCTTCCACTTTCGCAATCCAAAATTTCTCTAAAACTCAATTTGAAAATTTATTAAGTTATCAAAGTTCCGCCCATAATTTTAAAATCAAGTATCCTGAAAAGTGGGAAAAACAAGAGTTGCAAAACCCAGTAATTAACGATGTGGTTGTATTCATCGCCCCCAAAAAGAATACCGCTGATGCTTATCAAGAACAAATTACTATCAGCATTGAAGATTTGCCGAAGCCCATGTCTCTCGATGAATACAATCAGTCGTCTCTCAAACAAATTAAAAGTAATTTTACTGATGTTAAAATTTTAGAAGAAAATCCTAAAACAATTGCTAATCATCGAGGCTATACTGTTGTTTTTGATGATAAAGACGGACAGACAAATACTAAAAAAATGCAAACTTGGACGTTGATGAATAATAAAGCTTACGTGATTACTTACACTGCGGAAAAATCAGAGTATTCGCAATATTTGAAAACTGCTGAAAATATGATGAATTCGTTTGAAATTAACTAA
- a CDS encoding helix-turn-helix transcriptional regulator: MKSVQCMSSVGEKLKQRRQLLSLTQQQVADELGVTVTTVKNWEAGRHIPKLYVEQTKALCDLLKLSLDDLVD, encoded by the coding sequence ATGAAATCGGTACAGTGCATGAGTAGTGTGGGGGAAAAACTAAAACAGCGACGGCAATTGCTGTCTTTGACACAGCAGCAAGTTGCTGATGAATTGGGCGTGACTGTAACCACTGTGAAAAATTGGGAAGCGGGCCGACATATTCCAAAGCTTTATGTGGAACAGACGAAAGCATTGTGCGACCTCCTGAAGCTTTCCCTAGACGATTTGGTAGATTAA
- a CDS encoding trypsin-like peptidase domain-containing protein has protein sequence MTKYYSIIPAALIGTIAISSFQILPATALEPTQISEIAQKFTVMIAKDCQGSGAIIERQGENYTVLTANHVVATTGECFIQTPDGMSYKIYEARAIPGTDLALLQFQSRNNYTVAQQGNSTNLLPGSTIYYAGYPSPGQVDTKRSYRFYEVRVTGRSPGSNEGYELSYTGDALPGMSGGPVLDSNGRLVGIHGKADVRAVQGAVGNYGVPFEIFLARRNQISGDARSTQAQNPPVQIAPPPPITPAPVPTPAPAPTPAPAPAPAPAPAPAPQAEAPAPEPERIAAREPQSPAESAISSMVRGQQTYVVRNRDFLNSVPSIAKSFSILLPQDYNFAIRTTTRGAFHYAIPKSADMKAYVGAIFLEENASLSNPTTVSIVCEATTAINVRPSDPTYGRNNLACGVGTERKSASSLPQQNNLVTQPAPAPRPAPTPAARVNPPQTRAAGPIGFLSLVNVCNTYDLSGQTPHQERALEWLQGRISAQTMEKFAQEWRTQLIARAGNKPINLVDVCKVYDRTGLHPHQNRALEWLQQQIPKETLTDFGKKWQNQAGS, from the coding sequence ATGACGAAATACTATAGCATAATTCCAGCAGCACTAATCGGGACGATCGCGATATCGTCATTTCAAATACTCCCAGCAACTGCCTTAGAACCAACACAAATCAGTGAAATTGCCCAGAAGTTTACAGTAATGATCGCCAAGGACTGTCAAGGATCGGGAGCGATAATTGAGCGTCAAGGCGAAAATTACACCGTCCTCACAGCCAACCACGTTGTAGCAACAACTGGCGAATGCTTTATCCAAACCCCCGACGGGATGAGCTACAAAATCTACGAGGCCCGCGCTATACCCGGAACTGATTTAGCTTTGTTGCAGTTCCAGAGCCGCAATAACTATACCGTTGCCCAACAGGGAAATTCCACAAACTTGCTACCGGGATCAACAATTTATTATGCAGGTTATCCCAGTCCCGGACAAGTAGACACCAAACGCAGTTACCGTTTCTACGAAGTCCGCGTTACGGGTCGATCGCCCGGATCGAATGAAGGTTACGAGCTATCTTACACCGGCGACGCTCTCCCCGGCATGAGCGGCGGGCCGGTGCTCGACAGCAACGGCCGTTTGGTGGGAATTCACGGCAAAGCTGACGTGCGCGCAGTTCAAGGTGCTGTCGGCAATTACGGCGTTCCTTTTGAGATATTTCTGGCGAGACGGAACCAAATAAGTGGCGACGCACGATCGACCCAAGCCCAGAATCCGCCCGTGCAAATAGCACCCCCACCGCCCATAACGCCAGCGCCAGTCCCCACACCAGCACCAGCGCCAACACCTGCACCCGCACCAGCCCCCGCACCAGCGCCAGCGCCAGCACCGCAGGCGGAAGCACCAGCGCCAGAACCAGAACGCATTGCAGCTAGGGAACCGCAATCACCTGCGGAGTCGGCAATTAGTTCGATGGTGCGCGGCCAGCAAACCTATGTTGTTCGCAACCGCGATTTTCTCAATTCTGTGCCGTCGATCGCCAAAAGCTTTAGTATTTTATTGCCACAGGATTACAACTTTGCGATTCGCACCACCACCAGAGGCGCTTTTCACTACGCAATACCTAAGTCTGCCGACATGAAAGCTTATGTGGGAGCAATTTTCCTAGAGGAAAACGCCAGTTTAAGCAATCCAACGACTGTCTCGATAGTCTGCGAAGCCACAACAGCAATCAATGTTCGCCCTTCCGATCCGACTTACGGCAGAAATAATTTAGCTTGCGGTGTGGGTACCGAGCGCAAGAGTGCCAGCAGTCTGCCCCAGCAAAACAACCTAGTAACCCAGCCTGCACCTGCGCCAAGGCCTGCACCTACTCCCGCAGCCAGAGTAAATCCACCTCAAACTAGAGCCGCAGGGCCGATCGGGTTTTTGAGCCTAGTGAATGTTTGCAACACTTACGACCTCAGCGGTCAAACTCCCCACCAAGAGAGAGCATTAGAGTGGTTGCAGGGCAGAATTTCCGCCCAAACCATGGAAAAATTCGCCCAAGAGTGGCGCACTCAATTGATAGCAAGAGCCGGTAACAAACCGATAAACTTGGTGGATGTCTGCAAAGTGTACGATCGCACCGGCCTCCACCCCCACCAAAATCGTGCCCTGGAATGGTTGCAACAGCAAATTCCCAAGGAAACGCTCACAGATTTCGGCAAAAAGTGGCAAAATCAAGCCGGTTCGTAG
- a CDS encoding serine protease yields the protein MDWRSLILATCISGISMMLPAQLPPAKNSLKQLPVEMSQQRLQQQAESIAVRVRSSGQVAGTGIAIRKQGSQYTVLTNEHVLKAGTAPYQIQTPDNKIYPATFVKDTNFKGNDLALLRFTSSVEYSTAKPGAVPKVDDQVFAGGFPFTEEGEKDRGFVFKTGKVWLVLDKALEGGYQIGYTNDIEKGMSGGPLLNARGELVGVNGVHAYPLWGDPYQYKDGTEPNAALREQMSKYSWGIPIDTFKQLAPSALEMTTNSLTK from the coding sequence ATGGATTGGCGTTCACTAATCTTGGCAACTTGTATCAGCGGCATCTCGATGATGCTACCTGCACAACTTCCGCCTGCCAAAAATTCCTTAAAACAACTGCCAGTTGAAATGTCGCAACAGCGATTGCAGCAGCAAGCTGAATCGATAGCTGTCAGGGTGCGATCGTCTGGACAAGTTGCAGGAACGGGAATCGCCATCCGCAAGCAGGGCTCGCAGTACACCGTGCTGACAAACGAACACGTCCTCAAAGCCGGGACAGCGCCCTACCAAATCCAAACTCCAGATAATAAAATTTACCCTGCAACCTTTGTCAAAGACACTAATTTTAAAGGCAACGATTTAGCATTGTTGCGCTTTACTAGCAGCGTTGAATACAGCACCGCTAAGCCTGGTGCTGTGCCCAAAGTTGACGATCAAGTCTTTGCAGGTGGGTTTCCTTTTACAGAAGAAGGTGAAAAAGACCGAGGATTTGTTTTCAAAACTGGCAAAGTTTGGCTGGTGCTTGACAAAGCTTTGGAAGGCGGCTATCAAATTGGCTACACCAACGATATTGAAAAAGGCATGAGCGGCGGGCCGCTGCTGAACGCTCGGGGCGAGCTGGTGGGCGTTAACGGCGTCCATGCTTACCCGTTGTGGGGAGACCCCTATCAGTATAAAGACGGCACTGAACCGAATGCAGCACTGCGGGAGCAGATGAGCAAGTACAGTTGGGGAATTCCGATCGACACTTTCAAGCAGCTAGCACCTTCAGCCTTGGAAATGACAACCAATTCTCTGACAAAATAG
- a CDS encoding SUMF1/EgtB/PvdO family nonheme iron enzyme, whose product MSDHQNEPREYDAVKGGQNLIPVNAAVLGGIPGLKSRLASPAVEVRIATLSEALKYGEAGLDLIIRALQDESMQVKFAAYSLLKDRNEEKIKQHLRNYFEFDVITVDAYGKENSRRKSFSHFFSEDLGNSIVLEMVYIPGGTFMMGCPNDEEGVNYQQSHQHQVTVPAFFAGKYSITQAQWQAVMGNNPSHFQGEKRPVENVSWDDAVEFCGKLSLQTGKKYRLLSEAEWEYACRAGTTTPFHFGETITPQLVNYNGYGPYANAPTGLSRKQTTDVGSFPPNAFGLCDMHGNVWEWCSDTWHEDCNGGPTDGSSWETGGIRDGRVVRGSSWFETALTCRSAYRAMSFVGLRSPFAGFRVALVFA is encoded by the coding sequence ATGTCAGACCATCAAAATGAACCTAGAGAATACGATGCAGTCAAGGGCGGTCAAAATTTAATTCCTGTCAATGCTGCGGTGCTTGGAGGCATTCCTGGCCTTAAAAGCCGCTTGGCCTCGCCCGCTGTCGAAGTTAGAATCGCCACACTCTCCGAAGCGCTGAAATATGGAGAAGCAGGCTTAGATTTGATAATTCGAGCATTGCAAGATGAGTCAATGCAGGTAAAATTTGCTGCCTATTCACTGCTGAAAGATAGAAATGAGGAGAAGATAAAGCAACATTTACGTAACTATTTTGAATTTGATGTCATCACAGTCGATGCGTATGGAAAAGAAAACAGCCGCAGAAAGTCGTTTTCTCACTTCTTTTCTGAAGACTTAGGTAACTCAATTGTACTGGAAATGGTTTACATCCCCGGCGGCACATTTATGATGGGTTGCCCCAACGACGAAGAGGGAGTAAATTATCAGCAAAGTCACCAGCATCAAGTCACAGTACCAGCTTTTTTTGCAGGCAAATACTCCATCACCCAAGCACAGTGGCAAGCAGTGATGGGAAACAACCCATCCCATTTCCAAGGTGAAAAACGTCCTGTAGAAAATGTATCGTGGGATGATGCGGTAGAATTCTGCGGCAAACTCTCGCTACAAACCGGGAAAAAATATCGCCTCCTGAGTGAAGCAGAATGGGAATACGCCTGTCGTGCGGGTACAACAACCCCATTTCATTTTGGGGAAACCATTACCCCGCAATTAGTCAACTATAACGGATACGGGCCCTACGCAAACGCCCCCACAGGACTTTCCCGTAAACAAACAACTGATGTCGGGAGTTTTCCCCCCAATGCCTTTGGACTGTGCGATATGCACGGCAATGTTTGGGAGTGGTGCAGCGATACGTGGCACGAAGACTGTAACGGTGGACCAACTGACGGAAGTTCCTGGGAAACTGGCGGCATAAGGGATGGTCGAGTGGTGCGTGGCAGTTCCTGGTTCGAGACTGCGCTCACTTGCCGCAGTGCCTATCGTGCCATGAGTTTTGTGGGCCTTCGCTCCCCGTTCGCCGGTTTTCGCGTGGCTCTGGTTTTCGCGTAA
- a CDS encoding ATP-binding cassette domain-containing protein — protein sequence MTGHTQKKTNLIANPYLEIDYQGEVVRLELTKTEHVLGRAPDKADLLVPQDWEKLSRCQAILRQEGDDYRIYDGDGVKPSSGGLFVLPAETAITPNQGCVLQHGIELRVGKDLRNPVRVSYFNPGSPALAVLGSRESVSLRNRSVVLGRDRTSTLELNSPIVSRTHCTIDANKRGEYILTDTSVNGVFVNGKRIKKTAVLTEGAKIRIGPFLLIYQNEEITVLDPGNPIRLEAINLVRPFVNDISLTIEPGQLVALVGGSGAGKSTLMRTLLGIETTTRGAVYVNGEELRKNFASYSSLIGYVPQDDVVHGELTVEEALTYAIKLRLPPDTDVEQALTKTLADIDMSHKRNIPIAKLSGGQRKRVSIGVELLADPKLFFLDEPTSGLDPGLDKTMMELLRKLANKGRTVVLVTHATANVNLCDRLVFLGRNGYLCYFGPPADATNFFGVGQADFSQIYNQLETSETVIKEWANKYRNSAYYQRYVAAPLSPKAPQKQAPPAQLPQPARVSPIKQLLLLADRYFQLTLRDPVNVGLGLLTAAVCPILLAGIKDIEPLVTGTADDPALAFLALRIVFVFTSAAIWVGLSSSLQEIVKESAVYQRERLVNLGLLPYVGSKFVVLAGLALLQTLLMTGVILIGFKQPSPDTISWALGLAITTFLTLLASMSLGLMVSAFVKNGSQANSALPLLLVPQIIFSGVLFSLGSLFKIEKIGQYISWLTVSRWSVGAYGSLVNVNAMVPKPIELPDRTILPQLFEKSAVYEPTWQNLALNWGILGLHAAVYLTATLLLQKRKDIIK from the coding sequence ATGACCGGTCACACCCAGAAAAAAACAAACTTAATCGCCAACCCCTATTTAGAAATCGACTATCAAGGCGAAGTGGTACGCTTGGAACTGACAAAGACTGAACACGTACTGGGGCGAGCTCCCGACAAAGCTGACTTGCTAGTTCCTCAAGACTGGGAGAAACTGTCGAGATGTCAAGCTATTTTGCGCCAAGAAGGAGACGACTATCGCATCTATGACGGCGATGGCGTCAAACCCAGCAGTGGCGGGTTATTTGTACTTCCTGCTGAAACTGCTATAACTCCGAATCAAGGCTGCGTTTTGCAGCACGGAATCGAGTTGCGCGTCGGTAAAGATTTGAGAAATCCGGTGCGGGTAAGTTATTTCAATCCCGGAAGTCCGGCGCTGGCCGTTTTGGGTTCGCGGGAGTCTGTGTCTCTGAGAAATCGATCGGTCGTCTTGGGACGCGATCGCACTTCTACGCTAGAGTTAAATTCGCCGATCGTCTCCCGCACCCATTGTACGATCGATGCGAACAAACGCGGAGAATACATCCTCACAGACACCAGCGTTAACGGCGTGTTTGTTAACGGTAAACGCATCAAAAAAACAGCGGTTTTAACCGAAGGTGCAAAAATTCGGATCGGCCCTTTTCTGCTAATTTATCAAAATGAAGAAATCACCGTCCTCGATCCGGGAAATCCGATCCGCTTGGAAGCAATTAACTTAGTTCGACCTTTCGTCAACGATATTTCCCTAACAATCGAGCCCGGACAGTTAGTGGCGTTAGTCGGAGGAAGCGGTGCGGGAAAATCCACATTAATGCGGACTTTGCTGGGGATTGAAACCACAACTCGCGGCGCAGTTTACGTCAACGGCGAGGAACTGCGAAAAAACTTTGCATCCTACAGTTCTTTAATCGGTTACGTGCCGCAAGATGATGTAGTTCACGGCGAATTGACGGTGGAAGAAGCCCTGACTTATGCAATTAAATTGCGACTGCCGCCGGATACGGATGTCGAGCAAGCTTTGACAAAGACTCTGGCAGATATTGATATGTCTCACAAGCGGAACATTCCGATCGCCAAACTCAGTGGCGGCCAGAGAAAGCGGGTGAGCATCGGCGTCGAGTTGTTGGCAGATCCGAAGTTGTTTTTCTTGGACGAACCGACTTCCGGACTCGATCCCGGGTTGGACAAAACGATGATGGAACTGCTGCGAAAGTTGGCAAATAAAGGGCGGACGGTGGTTTTAGTGACGCACGCTACGGCAAATGTCAATTTGTGCGATCGGCTAGTGTTTCTCGGCCGCAACGGCTACCTTTGCTACTTCGGCCCGCCAGCAGATGCCACCAACTTTTTTGGAGTAGGTCAAGCCGACTTTTCCCAAATCTACAACCAACTAGAAACCAGCGAAACAGTTATCAAAGAATGGGCGAACAAATATCGCAATTCCGCCTATTACCAGCGCTATGTTGCCGCGCCCCTGAGTCCCAAAGCACCGCAAAAACAAGCCCCACCCGCGCAACTTCCCCAACCCGCCAGAGTCTCCCCAATTAAACAACTTTTATTGCTCGCCGATCGCTATTTTCAGCTAACTTTACGCGATCCGGTTAACGTGGGTTTAGGACTGTTAACTGCTGCCGTTTGCCCGATTTTGCTAGCCGGAATCAAAGATATAGAACCGCTGGTAACAGGCACAGCAGATGACCCAGCCCTCGCTTTTTTAGCGCTGCGAATTGTGTTTGTATTTACATCAGCAGCTATTTGGGTAGGTTTGTCAAGTTCTTTGCAAGAAATTGTCAAAGAATCAGCAGTTTACCAGCGAGAAAGATTGGTAAATTTAGGTTTATTGCCCTATGTTGGTTCCAAGTTTGTAGTGCTAGCGGGATTGGCATTGCTGCAAACATTGCTGATGACAGGAGTAATTTTAATTGGCTTTAAACAGCCGTCACCGGATACAATCTCTTGGGCGCTGGGCTTAGCTATTACCACATTTTTAACGCTGCTGGCCAGCATGAGTTTGGGATTGATGGTATCGGCATTTGTCAAGAATGGCAGTCAGGCGAACAGTGCTTTACCTTTGCTGTTAGTGCCGCAGATTATTTTTTCAGGAGTCCTGTTCAGTCTGGGAAGTCTGTTTAAAATCGAGAAAATCGGTCAGTATATTTCGTGGTTGACGGTCAGTCGGTGGTCTGTGGGCGCTTACGGCAGCTTGGTTAACGTGAACGCGATGGTGCCAAAGCCGATCGAATTACCCGATCGAACAATCCTACCGCAATTATTCGAGAAAAGCGCCGTCTACGAGCCAACTTGGCAAAACTTGGCTTTGAATTGGGGAATTTTAGGATTGCACGCAGCAGTTTATTTAACCGCAACTTTGCTATTGCAGAAGCGGAAAGATATTATTAAATAA